In Helicobacter bilis, a genomic segment contains:
- the cysE gene encoding serine O-acetyltransferase encodes MTNTTQNLVDSNNNIIYKEFPPLWEQIKEDFHTPQKKDPAFNHFLELFLNYPGLIAIVHYRIAHRFHKKGFKLIARLIMGWTQFLTNIDIHPAAYIGRRVFIDHGIGVVIGETAQIGNDVTIYQGVSLGGVSLERTKRHPTILHNAIIGAGAKVLGDIVIGEHAKIGSNSVVIKDVPDKSTAVGIPARVINKEEKSEKNEKPTRTKLPDIDQSMFEYMLCRIKILEDILTNMPDDNTKCKDFLRKRSEELSTKEKELGKAYEDFLQALNKRDKTNS; translated from the coding sequence ATGACTAACACGACACAAAATTTAGTTGATTCAAATAACAACATTATATACAAAGAGTTTCCGCCTTTATGGGAGCAGATTAAAGAAGACTTTCACACACCGCAGAAAAAAGACCCAGCTTTCAATCATTTTTTAGAGCTTTTTTTAAATTATCCCGGGCTAATTGCAATCGTGCATTATAGAATCGCACATAGATTCCATAAAAAAGGATTCAAGCTAATAGCTCGTCTCATCATGGGCTGGACGCAGTTTCTAACAAATATTGACATTCATCCCGCAGCTTATATTGGCAGAAGAGTGTTTATTGATCATGGCATTGGCGTAGTGATTGGTGAGACCGCACAAATTGGCAATGATGTAACGATCTATCAAGGTGTTAGTCTTGGCGGTGTGAGTTTAGAGAGGACAAAGCGACACCCTACAATCTTGCATAATGCAATCATTGGAGCAGGGGCAAAAGTGCTAGGTGATATTGTGATTGGCGAACATGCAAAGATTGGCTCAAACTCTGTTGTAATCAAAGATGTGCCAGATAAAAGCACTGCCGTTGGCATTCCTGCTAGAGTGATTAATAAGGAAGAAAAAAGTGAGAAAAATGAGAAGCCAACAAGGACAAAGCTGCCAGATATAGACCAAAGCATGTTTGAATACATGCTATGCAGGATTAAGATTCTAGAAGATATTCTTACAAATATGCCAGATGATAATACAAAGTGCAAGGACTTTTTACGCAAAAGAAGCGAAGAGTTAAGCACAAAGG
- a CDS encoding penicillin-binding protein 1A: MCVVGYYGYQLYKELSPQVHAMIDYHPNEVTQVFDSKGRLVANLFDEEYRFYVKYDEIPGRIIEALLAVEDTMFFEHDGVNFDAIMRAVFKNVVNMRYMEGGSTLTQQLVKNMLLTSDRTLDRKLKEFLLSIRAEQVLTKEEILERYLNYIFLGHGYYGIKTAALGYFKKSLNELTLKEIAMLVGLPKSPVKYDPTKHLKNSLNRANAILKRMYELGWISQAEFHQAVKEVPKVYNQTLTQNKAPYVVDEALRELADIKDLKSGGYKIYLTIDLDYQEAAREALLKGYENIQYRIIEREQNVRSWQKKPKLTDSDIDELKEQSATTLNGAIVVTNPHTGEVLAMVGGINHNKSSFNRATQTNRQFGSTMKPFVYQLAFDKGYSPAEIVIDSPKRFGGGSKLWQPNNDTRKFLGPVTMQTALEKSLNIPVIDTALKITENALYAGLESFGFENFPKDLTVVLGSLSLSPMKAAMQYSLFSNGGTIVKPYVVAKIIDPQGKEILFQTTQQSVTTPQQAFLITSILRNTVQKDTGYRAKVNGLQIAGKTGTSNQSRDVWFCGYTPDLQAIVWYGRDDNMPIGGGAYGGNISAPVFADFMQKALEINPGMQRNFRTPSGVYQQRIGDEIIYYTDTSRINYEQIEQQERLKEADNIIF; this comes from the coding sequence ATGTGTGTAGTGGGCTATTATGGATACCAGCTTTACAAAGAGTTATCGCCACAAGTACATGCGATGATTGACTATCATCCAAATGAAGTTACGCAAGTATTTGATTCTAAAGGTCGTTTAGTCGCTAATCTCTTTGATGAAGAGTATAGATTCTATGTGAAATATGATGAGATACCCGGTCGCATTATAGAAGCATTACTAGCGGTTGAAGATACTATGTTTTTTGAGCATGATGGTGTGAATTTTGATGCGATTATGCGTGCTGTTTTTAAAAATGTGGTAAATATGCGCTACATGGAGGGGGGCAGCACACTCACTCAGCAGCTTGTTAAAAATATGCTTTTAACAAGCGATAGAACGCTAGATAGAAAGCTAAAAGAGTTTTTGCTATCTATTCGTGCCGAGCAGGTATTAACTAAGGAAGAGATATTAGAAAGATATCTTAATTATATCTTTTTAGGGCATGGATACTATGGTATAAAGACTGCGGCACTTGGCTATTTTAAAAAGAGTCTTAATGAGCTAACGCTAAAAGAGATTGCAATGCTTGTTGGCTTACCAAAATCTCCAGTAAAATATGATCCGACAAAGCATTTAAAGAACTCACTTAATCGTGCAAATGCCATACTCAAGCGTATGTATGAGCTTGGTTGGATCTCACAAGCTGAATTTCATCAAGCAGTAAAAGAAGTCCCAAAAGTATATAATCAAACACTAACGCAGAATAAAGCCCCCTATGTAGTTGATGAAGCGTTGCGTGAGTTGGCTGATATTAAGGATTTAAAATCGGGTGGATACAAGATCTATCTAACCATCGATCTTGACTATCAAGAGGCTGCACGAGAAGCCCTGCTCAAAGGATATGAAAATATTCAATACAGAATCATAGAGCGAGAGCAGAATGTAAGAAGCTGGCAAAAAAAACCAAAACTAACAGATTCTGACATAGATGAGCTAAAGGAACAAAGTGCCACAACGCTAAATGGAGCAATTGTCGTTACAAATCCACACACAGGCGAAGTTTTAGCAATGGTTGGCGGCATAAATCATAATAAAAGTTCATTCAATCGTGCCACCCAAACAAATAGGCAGTTTGGTAGCACCATGAAGCCTTTTGTATATCAACTTGCGTTTGATAAAGGTTATTCACCTGCTGAGATTGTCATCGATTCTCCAAAAAGGTTTGGCGGTGGCTCTAAGCTATGGCAACCAAATAATGACACGCGTAAATTTTTAGGACCTGTTACTATGCAGACTGCACTTGAAAAGTCATTAAATATCCCTGTCATTGATACCGCGTTAAAGATTACCGAAAATGCGTTATATGCAGGATTAGAATCTTTTGGTTTTGAAAACTTTCCAAAGGATTTAACCGTTGTGCTTGGAAGCCTTTCGTTATCGCCCATGAAAGCTGCTATGCAATATAGTCTTTTTTCAAATGGAGGCACGATTGTAAAGCCTTATGTAGTCGCAAAGATTATAGATCCGCAAGGAAAAGAGATTTTGTTTCAAACCACGCAGCAGAGTGTTACTACACCACAACAAGCATTTTTAATTACATCGATTTTGCGAAACACCGTGCAAAAAGACACGGGTTATCGTGCTAAAGTAAATGGCTTACAAATTGCAGGAAAAACTGGAACTTCAAATCAATCTAGAGATGTATGGTTTTGCGGCTATACGCCCGATTTGCAAGCAATAGTGTGGTATGGTAGAGATGATAATATGCCAATTGGCGGTGGTGCGTATGGGGGAAATATTTCTGCACCAGTTTTTGCTGACTTTATGCAAAAAGCCTTAGAGATTAATCCGGGTATGCAAAGAAATTTTAGAACACCAAGTGGCGTGTATCAACAAAGAATTGGCGATGAAATCATCTACTATACAGATACTTCACGCATTAATTATGAGCAAATAGAACAACAAGAGCGTCTAAAAGAAGCGGATAATATTATATTTTAG
- the rpmB gene encoding 50S ribosomal protein L28 translates to MARRCDITGKGVMVGCNVSHANNKTKKRSLPNLRSMRLKLEDGTSIRIKVAASTLRTLKKKSK, encoded by the coding sequence ATGGCACGAAGATGTGATATTACTGGAAAAGGCGTTATGGTTGGTTGCAATGTGAGCCATGCGAATAATAAGACTAAAAAAAGAAGTCTCCCAAACCTTAGAAGTATGCGTTTGAAGCTTGAAGATGGCACTTCTATCCGCATTAAAGTTGCAGCTTCAACATTGCGAACTTTAAAGAAAAAGAGTAAATAA
- the def gene encoding peptide deformylase — MVLEVIHYPNKILRTISKEVQVFDNALHEFLDSMYETMMEHNGVGLAAIQVAKPLRVLIINIPREEDNTQYKEDLLEIINPVILHAEGEILWNEGCLSVPGFYEEVSRFSQIKVKYQDRFGVTHENIFNDFMAVALQHEMDHLNGILFVDKLPLLKRKKFEKELKKSKKSA, encoded by the coding sequence ATGGTTTTAGAAGTCATTCATTATCCAAATAAAATATTACGCACGATTTCAAAAGAAGTTCAAGTTTTTGATAACGCATTGCATGAATTTTTAGATTCTATGTATGAGACTATGATGGAGCATAATGGCGTGGGATTAGCCGCGATACAAGTAGCAAAGCCCCTGCGGGTGCTAATTATTAATATACCAAGAGAAGAGGATAATACGCAGTATAAAGAGGATTTGCTTGAGATTATTAATCCTGTTATTTTACATGCTGAAGGTGAAATTCTATGGAATGAGGGCTGTTTATCTGTGCCCGGATTCTATGAAGAAGTCAGTCGTTTTAGTCAAATAAAAGTCAAATATCAAGATAGATTTGGTGTTACGCATGAAAATATATTTAATGACTTTATGGCAGTTGCCTTGCAGCATGAAATGGATCATTTAAATGGAATCTTATTTGTAGATAAACTACCTTTACTAAAACGAAAGAAATTTGAAAAAGAGTTAAAAAAGAGTAAGAAAAGCGCATAA
- a CDS encoding TatD family hydrolase — protein MIDTHIHLDSKDFSNDLAQVLERAKINNIESFIIPAASFHTLKDAQSIANTHENIYYAVGIHPCHADEMYLDTTSKTLNNHVLESLQDSINSPKCKAIGECGLDFYHIEKDDTNAIDMQIQVFHTQIEWAIKYNLPLILHVRDSKDSYEASKEVAKILTHYIQRGDKIRGVFHCYNACEELLNFRESFYYGIGGIITFKNAHDLLSVTPKIPLSKIVLETDAPYLAPTPHRGKRNESSFLIHIAEKLSEVLNTTTNEIIRQTTSNAKMLFGI, from the coding sequence ATGATTGATACGCATATCCATCTTGATTCTAAAGATTTTAGCAATGATTTAGCCCAAGTGCTAGAGAGAGCAAAAATAAATAATATAGAATCTTTTATAATACCCGCTGCCTCCTTTCATACGCTAAAGGACGCACAAAGCATTGCAAATACGCATGAAAATATCTATTATGCAGTGGGAATCCACCCCTGCCACGCTGATGAAATGTATCTAGACACCACAAGTAAAACCTTAAATAATCATGTGCTAGAATCCTTGCAAGATTCCATAAATTCGCCAAAATGCAAAGCCATTGGGGAATGCGGACTTGACTTTTATCACATTGAAAAAGATGATACAAACGCAATCGATATGCAAATACAAGTTTTTCATACACAAATAGAATGGGCGATAAAATATAATTTGCCCTTAATCTTGCATGTAAGAGATTCTAAAGATAGTTATGAAGCAAGCAAGGAGGTCGCTAAGATTCTAACGCATTATATACAAAGGGGCGATAAGATTCGCGGTGTGTTTCATTGTTACAACGCATGTGAAGAGTTGCTTAATTTTAGAGAATCTTTTTACTATGGGATAGGGGGCATTATCACTTTTAAAAATGCACATGACCTGCTTTCTGTAACGCCAAAGATTCCACTATCAAAAATAGTGTTAGAAACTGATGCCCCATATCTTGCCCCCACACCACACAGAGGAAAAAGAAATGAGTCAAGCTTTCTCATACATATCGCAGAAAAGCTTAGTGAAGTCCTAAATACCACCACCAATGAGATTATAAGACAAACTACAAGTAATGCGAAAATGCTGTTTGGAATCTAG
- a CDS encoding polyprenyl synthetase family protein: MSFFKQTCNEFESYLHDNQPEISGFHPHFEKAFWEMVLNGGKRFRPNLLLSVVCAEAKEQAKNAFDVCLSIECLHTYSLIHDDLPAMDNAALRRNHPTLHCKYDEVSAILIGDGLNTYSFYLLANAHFAPSVVAELISCLAENGGIGGMVLGQALDCYFEHTTLPLDKLQFIHTHKTAKLIAASLKMGAIIANLSLDMQKFLYDFGLVLGLYFQIRDDIIDSIQDESISGKTANNDTNKNSYVNLMGLNGAKNALKEHGDLLQKDLEKLQTLGYDRLYANLNELLESYLKPLD; the protein is encoded by the coding sequence ATGTCATTTTTTAAACAAACTTGCAATGAGTTTGAGTCTTATCTGCATGATAATCAACCAGAAATATCAGGCTTTCATCCGCATTTTGAAAAGGCATTTTGGGAGATGGTCCTAAATGGAGGCAAAAGATTCCGCCCTAATTTACTGCTTAGTGTTGTGTGTGCGGAGGCAAAAGAACAAGCAAAAAATGCGTTTGATGTGTGCCTTAGCATTGAGTGTTTGCATACCTACTCACTCATACATGATGACCTGCCTGCTATGGATAATGCGGCGTTGCGGCGAAATCACCCCACGCTTCATTGCAAATACGATGAGGTGAGTGCTATCCTTATAGGTGATGGGCTTAATACTTATAGCTTTTATTTGCTTGCAAACGCACATTTTGCCCCAAGCGTTGTTGCAGAGCTTATCTCATGCTTGGCTGAAAATGGCGGTATTGGCGGTATGGTGCTGGGTCAAGCCCTTGATTGTTATTTCGAGCATACGACCCTGCCGCTTGATAAATTGCAATTCATACATACACATAAAACTGCTAAACTCATCGCTGCAAGTCTAAAGATGGGGGCAATTATTGCGAATTTATCGCTTGATATGCAAAAATTTCTCTATGATTTTGGGCTAGTTTTGGGACTTTATTTTCAAATACGAGATGACATTATAGATTCTATACAAGATGAAAGCATATCAGGCAAAACCGCAAATAATGATACCAATAAGAATAGCTATGTGAATCTTATGGGGCTAAATGGGGCAAAAAACGCCTTGAAAGAACATGGCGATTTATTGCAAAAAGATTTAGAAAAGTTGCAAACATTAGGCTATGATAGATTGTATGCAAATTTAAATGAGCTTTTAGAATCTTATCTAAAGCCGCTTGATTAA